One region of Oncorhynchus nerka isolate Pitt River linkage group LG22, Oner_Uvic_2.0, whole genome shotgun sequence genomic DNA includes:
- the LOC115105843 gene encoding uncharacterized protein LOC115105843 isoform X2, whose product MSGHVKNMYPQLSISQAARTLLSLLLVAAIDSMNAGIACRNQQCESHIQRSSKLTRFIHMESVDLLKIYASQGDLSELFCQMPINIVPDPNISGLDPSERMLSIYSHCKAFLPHLKRVTEQQRDLQPPSSPLLNNLTTAQYRTSGLANQINCIYQTLFPNLPIPLEPVDGPTSIHPSQNVFQQKVYGCVVLKNFKELLSQIRHELRTIKNQMCKSRTFAYTNALF is encoded by the exons CATTGCTCTCCCTGTTACTGGTGGCTGCCATTGATTCAATGAATGCTGGAATAGCATGTAGAAACCAACAATGTGAGAGTCACATACAAAGAAGTTCCAAGCTAACCAGATTCATACATATGGAATCTGTGGACCTCTTAAAAATATAT GCCAGTCAAGGAGACCTGTCAGAGCTGTTCTGCCAGATGCCAATCAACATTGTTCCTGACCCAAACATCTCTGGCCTGGACCCCTCAGAGCGGATGCTGAGCATCTACTCCCACTGTAAGGCTTTCCTACCACACCTGAAGAGAGTCACTGAGCAACAGAGGGACTTACAGCCACCCTCCAGCCCCCTGCTAAACAACCTCACCACTGCCCAGTACCGCACTAGTGGTCTGGCCAACCAAATAAACTGCATTTACCAAACACTCTTTCCAAACCTGCCCATCCCACTTGAACCTGTAGACGGACCGACGTCAATACACCCCTCCCAAAACGTGTTCCAACAGAAGGTCTATGGTTGTGTGGTTCTGAAGAATTTCAAGGAGCTCCTGTCACAGATCAGACATGAACTAAGGACCATAAAGAACCAAATGTGCAAAAGTAGGACATTTGCATACACAAATGCACTGTTCTGA
- the LOC115105843 gene encoding uncharacterized protein LOC115105843 isoform X1, whose protein sequence is MSGHVKNMYPQLSISQAARTLLSLLLVAAIDSMNAGIACRNQQCESHIQRSSKLTRFIHMESVDLLKIYKASQGDLSELFCQMPINIVPDPNISGLDPSERMLSIYSHCKAFLPHLKRVTEQQRDLQPPSSPLLNNLTTAQYRTSGLANQINCIYQTLFPNLPIPLEPVDGPTSIHPSQNVFQQKVYGCVVLKNFKELLSQIRHELRTIKNQMCKSRTFAYTNALF, encoded by the exons CATTGCTCTCCCTGTTACTGGTGGCTGCCATTGATTCAATGAATGCTGGAATAGCATGTAGAAACCAACAATGTGAGAGTCACATACAAAGAAGTTCCAAGCTAACCAGATTCATACATATGGAATCTGTGGACCTCTTAAAAATATAT AAGGCCAGTCAAGGAGACCTGTCAGAGCTGTTCTGCCAGATGCCAATCAACATTGTTCCTGACCCAAACATCTCTGGCCTGGACCCCTCAGAGCGGATGCTGAGCATCTACTCCCACTGTAAGGCTTTCCTACCACACCTGAAGAGAGTCACTGAGCAACAGAGGGACTTACAGCCACCCTCCAGCCCCCTGCTAAACAACCTCACCACTGCCCAGTACCGCACTAGTGGTCTGGCCAACCAAATAAACTGCATTTACCAAACACTCTTTCCAAACCTGCCCATCCCACTTGAACCTGTAGACGGACCGACGTCAATACACCCCTCCCAAAACGTGTTCCAACAGAAGGTCTATGGTTGTGTGGTTCTGAAGAATTTCAAGGAGCTCCTGTCACAGATCAGACATGAACTAAGGACCATAAAGAACCAAATGTGCAAAAGTAGGACATTTGCATACACAAATGCACTGTTCTGA
- the LOC115105844 gene encoding calcineurin B homologous protein 3-like isoform X1 has product MGALQSLSDEPEYRELAEKTGFSFEQIGILHKRFKQLSHNEDMLRRADLDTIPDLACNPIRTQIIEAFFDKRNFHQNGDGTVEEISFEEFLVVMSHFRPPALNMTEEQREKVRREKLRFLFNMHDTDNDGTITLEEYRHVVEELLSRSGALEQETAKGIADAAMLEVASISMGHMEPDEFYEGITFEHFLKILKDIEIETKMNIRFLNMDTTTLCK; this is encoded by the exons ATGGGCGCATTACAGTCATTATCTGATGAACCAGAATACAGAGAATTGGCAGAGAAGACGGGCT TTTCCTTCGAGCAAATTGGAATCCTGCACAAAAGATTCAAGCAGTTGAGCCACAATGAAGACATGCTGAG GAGAGCTGACCTCGACACAATTCCAGACCTGGCATGCAATCCAATCCGCACCCAAATTATAGAGGCCTTCTTTGACAAAAG AAACTTCCATCAGAATGGTGACGGGACGGTCGAGGAGATCAGCTTTGAGGAGTTCCTTGTGGTGATGTCCCACTTCAGACCTCCAGCACTGAAcatgacagaggaacagagagagaaggtcaGGAGGGAGAAACTCCGCT TCCTGTTTAACATGCACGACACAGACAACGATGGAACAATCACTCTGGAGGAGTATCGACAT GTAGTGGAGGAGCTGCTGTCTCGGAGCGGAGCCCTGGAACAGGAAACGGCAAAAGGAATAGCAGATGCTGCCATGCTGGAGGTGGCCAGTATTTCCATGGGTCACATG GAACCAGATGAGTTTTACGAGGGGATCACTTTTGAACATTTTCTAAAG ATACTGAAAGATATTGAGATCGAGACGAAAATGAACATTCGCTTTTTGAATATGGACACGACGACCCTGTGCAAGTGA
- the LOC115105844 gene encoding calcineurin B homologous protein 3-like isoform X2, which translates to MLMSLRIDLHNPGYRFFFVAKRDAENGAICPKQIIFQEKLNICYLRVSSLKTSEVLQRNFHQNGDGTVEEISFEEFLVVMSHFRPPALNMTEEQREKVRREKLRFLFNMHDTDNDGTITLEEYRHVVEELLSRSGALEQETAKGIADAAMLEVASISMGHMEPDEFYEGITFEHFLKILKDIEIETKMNIRFLNMDTTTLCK; encoded by the exons atgctaatgagcttgcggatagatttacacaatcctggatacaggttttttttcgtagctaaacgtgacgcagaaaacggagcgatttgtcctaaacaaataatctttcaggaaaaactgaacatttgctatctgagagtctcctcattgaaaacatctgaagttcttcaaag AAACTTCCATCAGAATGGTGACGGGACGGTCGAGGAGATCAGCTTTGAGGAGTTCCTTGTGGTGATGTCCCACTTCAGACCTCCAGCACTGAAcatgacagaggaacagagagagaaggtcaGGAGGGAGAAACTCCGCT TCCTGTTTAACATGCACGACACAGACAACGATGGAACAATCACTCTGGAGGAGTATCGACAT GTAGTGGAGGAGCTGCTGTCTCGGAGCGGAGCCCTGGAACAGGAAACGGCAAAAGGAATAGCAGATGCTGCCATGCTGGAGGTGGCCAGTATTTCCATGGGTCACATG GAACCAGATGAGTTTTACGAGGGGATCACTTTTGAACATTTTCTAAAG ATACTGAAAGATATTGAGATCGAGACGAAAATGAACATTCGCTTTTTGAATATGGACACGACGACCCTGTGCAAGTGA
- the LOC115105844 gene encoding calcineurin B homologous protein 3-like isoform X3, with protein MGALQSLSDEPEYRELAEKTGFSFEQIGILHKRFKQLSHNEDMLRRADLDTIPDLACNPIRTQIIEAFFDKRNFHQNGDGTVEEISFEEFLVVMSHFRPPALNMTEEQREKVRREKLRFLFNMHDTDNDGTITLEEYRHCTVGSGGAAVSERSPGTGNGKRNSRCCHAGGGQYFHGSHGTR; from the exons ATGGGCGCATTACAGTCATTATCTGATGAACCAGAATACAGAGAATTGGCAGAGAAGACGGGCT TTTCCTTCGAGCAAATTGGAATCCTGCACAAAAGATTCAAGCAGTTGAGCCACAATGAAGACATGCTGAG GAGAGCTGACCTCGACACAATTCCAGACCTGGCATGCAATCCAATCCGCACCCAAATTATAGAGGCCTTCTTTGACAAAAG AAACTTCCATCAGAATGGTGACGGGACGGTCGAGGAGATCAGCTTTGAGGAGTTCCTTGTGGTGATGTCCCACTTCAGACCTCCAGCACTGAAcatgacagaggaacagagagagaaggtcaGGAGGGAGAAACTCCGCT TCCTGTTTAACATGCACGACACAGACAACGATGGAACAATCACTCTGGAGGAGTATCGACAT TGTACTGTAGGTAGTGGAGGAGCTGCTGTCTCGGAGCGGAGCCCTGGAACAGGAAACGGCAAAAGGAATAGCAGATGCTGCCATGCTGGAGGTGGCCAGTATTTCCATGGGTCACATG GAACCAGATGA